From the genome of Paraburkholderia sp. ZP32-5:
AGCTCGCAGCCACCGCCGAGCGCAAATCCGTTGATCGCGGCGATGGTCGGAAAGCGCATTTCCTCGAGCCGGTCGAACAGCACCGCGATTTTCGCCAGGTAGTCGTCGCGCGCGGGCTGCGGGGAGGTGAAGCGCGCTTCGGGCCCGGCAAAGTAGCGCAGATGCGCACCGCAACAAAACGCACGTTCCTGACCGGTCACGATCAGCGCGCGCGTTCGCGTGCTTTCGAGCAGATCGAGCGCACGCTCGAATTCGTCGAGGAATTCGAGTGTCAACGTATTCATCTGCTGCGGACGGGTCAATGTGATCAAAGCGATCCCGCGTTCGATCCATTCCACCTTCAATGCGGCGCCCTCGAACGTCGGCCCTTCGAAATGCTCGCTCATGCTGTCTCCTCGACGATGTCCTTGCGTGAAACGCGCGCGATGAGCAATACGTGACGCGTTTCTCATGCGTAGGATAACCATATGCGCCGGTTATCTGTCAAGGAACATAACTGACCATCTGGTTAGTATGTGTCATTGCGAAGCGTCATGCATCCATTTTACGCAAGTAATTTACCCGCTTTTCCACAAACTGACCATGCGGTTAGTTAATTGACCGAAAGGGTTGCGATCGTTATCATGCTTGCTGGAGACGGACAAAACGCGAACCGCATGGTTAAAAGGTCCCTATGGATGTCTATGTGCTAGGAGTGGCCATCCACCCGGCTGCCACGGCAATCGGCGACGCACGGCTGGAGGAAATGGCATATCGGACGGCACGCGCCGCGCTCGACGACGCCGGCGTGCGTCGCGCCGACATCGATCACCTCACGCTCGCGGCCAGTGACGAGCTCGACGCGCGCGGCATCAGCAGTATGCTGCTCGCCGCGCCGTCAGGCGGTTATCTGAAAGACGAAATGCGCACGACCGACTCCGGTCTCACCGGATTGCATCTTGGCGCGATGCGCGTGGCGTCCGGGCACCTTCATCTTGGGCTCGTCGTCAGTACCAGTCAGAATTCGGTCGTGGATCTCGAAGACATCGCGCGAATGCGCAGCGAACCGTTCTTTCTACGCCCGGTCGGCATGAACTTTGCCGTTGCCGACGGCCTGTTCGCAAATGCGGTGCAGCAGCGCTACGGCTTTAGCGAGGAAGCCGTAGCTGCATGTCTGATCGAACGTATCGCGGCCGCGCGTGACAATCCGCGTGCCGTTCCAAGAGACGTGCCGCAAGCGGCCGACATCGCCAGATCGGAGCGCATCGCGTACCCGCTGCGCGCGGCGCATCGTGCGCCCGTCACGGACGGCGCGGTCGCGCTGGTGA
Proteins encoded in this window:
- a CDS encoding thiolase C-terminal domain-containing protein, with translation MAYRTARAALDDAGVRRADIDHLTLAASDELDARGISSMLLAAPSGGYLKDEMRTTDSGLTGLHLGAMRVASGHLHLGLVVSTSQNSVVDLEDIARMRSEPFFLRPVGMNFAVADGLFANAVQQRYGFSEEAVAACLIERIAAARDNPRAVPRDVPQAADIARSERIAYPLRAAHRAPVTDGAVALVIASGHWVRAHPDARPLARLAGMAWGVDRYQLDADRLASLDVFRQHAMETFKRADGVDIDDIDVIEFDAQHAWADLAYQAALRPPSSTRVSPSGGAWAQNPYFSMGLLNAAEAALQVSGRAGGHQVDGAKRALAHGASGFAQQTHGFVLMVGAGR